From Sulfuracidifex tepidarius, one genomic window encodes:
- a CDS encoding dTMP kinase — translation MERGLLISVDGVEGSGRTLHVEALKKWLEDMGYVVSIIGLQTSQLMSEPLSEVKRNIVFQRFTLFLAYATDLADQAENAIKPSIKSGFIVIADGYTNTLKSWALTRKLDREWVDGVLSILPKPDISISLISPPKVIVRRIIKKRGFLDPLTSAVDLCINEDLFHSFLRYVNKFQSNLTMLTESSGGMAFRTNKTFDQTNKEITSYVEGFLKR, via the coding sequence TTGGAAAGAGGACTCTTAATCTCAGTTGACGGGGTTGAGGGTTCAGGGAGGACCCTCCACGTCGAGGCCCTCAAGAAGTGGCTAGAGGACATGGGGTACGTCGTCTCGATCATAGGGCTTCAGACGTCGCAACTGATGAGCGAACCACTCAGCGAGGTGAAGAGGAACATAGTTTTCCAGCGTTTCACTCTTTTCCTCGCCTACGCTACCGATCTGGCTGACCAAGCAGAAAACGCGATCAAACCTTCCATCAAGTCGGGTTTCATAGTCATAGCAGACGGTTACACTAACACGTTGAAGTCTTGGGCTCTGACGCGAAAACTAGACCGTGAATGGGTTGACGGTGTGCTCTCCATCCTTCCTAAGCCTGACATTTCCATCTCCCTCATCTCTCCCCCAAAGGTCATAGTGAGGAGGATAATAAAGAAGAGGGGGTTTCTGGATCCTTTAACTTCAGCCGTAGACTTGTGCATAAACGAGGACCTCTTCCATTCCTTCCTGAGGTACGTCAATAAGTTCCAATCCAACTTGACTATGTTGACTGAAAGTTCCGGAGGAATGGCGTTCAGGACTAACAAGACTTTCGATCAGACTAACAAGGAGATAACCTCATACGTGGAGGGGTTCCTGAAACGTTGA
- the tmk gene encoding dTMP kinase → MELKRRKGVIIALEGIDGSGKTSQAILLRDWLSHKLDTFFTEWNSSEWVHKVIKEAKKKNMLTPSTFSLIHATDFADRYEKYILPMIKAGFVVVSDRYIFTAYARDTARGNDLNWVKNVYSFAVKPNLTFYIRVPVEVALSRIKENRRFIKPSEAGDGMFPHLTPEESFVKYQSMVTEAYDRISKEEDFITIDGTMSPREVQTKIRERIGDLLWKEDS, encoded by the coding sequence ATGGAATTAAAGAGAAGGAAAGGAGTTATCATAGCCTTGGAAGGAATAGACGGCTCGGGCAAGACAAGCCAAGCCATTCTCCTCAGGGACTGGTTGAGCCACAAGCTCGATACTTTCTTCACGGAGTGGAACTCCTCCGAGTGGGTTCACAAGGTCATAAAGGAAGCCAAGAAGAAGAACATGCTTACCCCTTCTACGTTCAGCCTCATACATGCTACCGACTTCGCCGACCGTTATGAGAAGTACATCTTACCCATGATAAAGGCTGGGTTCGTGGTCGTCTCCGACAGATACATCTTCACAGCTTACGCAAGGGACACGGCTAGGGGGAACGACCTCAACTGGGTCAAGAACGTTTACTCTTTCGCCGTGAAGCCGAACTTGACGTTCTACATCAGGGTTCCCGTGGAGGTAGCGCTTTCCAGAATAAAGGAAAACAGGCGCTTCATAAAGCCTTCGGAGGCTGGAGACGGCATGTTCCCTCATCTGACCCCGGAGGAAAGCTTCGTCAAGTACCAGAGCATGGTCACCGAAGCTTACGACAGGATCTCCAAGGAAGAGGACTTCATCACGATAGACGGGACCATGTCTCCGAGGGAAGTCCAGACCAAAATCAGGGAGAGAATAGGGGATCTGCTTTGGAAAGAGGACTCTTAA
- a CDS encoding Ppx/GppA phosphatase family protein yields the protein MLSAVIDAGFNSFRLSIFQVFPNGTFRNVGSVKSFVRLGEGLKEGDPVPEGKIEEASRALQGFSRVIESKSIKNVTAVGTSAFRFASNGKEVAERLSSSLGHEIRIITGEEEGKFSTIGVMNTLPVVEGLVFDLGGGSLELTLVKDRKIADVKQFPLGALKLSGKPEEAIRKEIRSAISSMNLKEGIKVFGSGGNLRAIAKLDIKTKGRMIKSVHGYHISSKVISRYSRLLNSMGVKERAGLPGIDEGRAVTINTGALIVDEILSSVKASGVTISAFGLREGLLMGEEVKSLTQLRRMWLSFFSYSLGLDPSLFTISEDSVEDYVAFLVMNMQVAGFISKYSSCMDILRSTTLPGFSREEIRLMLTLCSVASKGKVKKKFYKLVREQIKKKDLYEKAMKVRTKVREFNPWN from the coding sequence ATGCTCTCTGCCGTAATAGATGCCGGCTTCAACTCGTTCAGGCTTTCGATCTTTCAGGTTTTCCCCAACGGCACGTTCAGGAACGTAGGGTCTGTGAAGAGTTTCGTCAGGCTGGGTGAAGGTCTGAAGGAAGGTGACCCCGTCCCTGAAGGGAAGATTGAGGAAGCTTCTAGGGCCTTGCAGGGGTTCTCCAGAGTCATCGAGAGCAAGTCGATAAAAAACGTCACAGCTGTGGGAACGAGCGCGTTCAGGTTCGCGTCAAACGGGAAAGAGGTAGCCGAGAGGCTATCTTCTTCCCTTGGGCACGAGATCAGGATAATAACGGGAGAGGAGGAAGGAAAATTCTCCACTATAGGTGTAATGAACACCCTCCCAGTGGTGGAAGGACTCGTCTTCGACTTGGGAGGAGGTTCCCTGGAGCTAACCTTAGTGAAAGACAGAAAGATAGCTGATGTGAAGCAATTCCCCTTGGGGGCCCTGAAGCTCTCTGGGAAGCCCGAGGAGGCAATAAGGAAGGAAATCAGATCCGCTATATCCTCAATGAACTTGAAGGAAGGAATTAAGGTGTTCGGCTCGGGAGGTAACTTGAGGGCGATCGCCAAGCTTGACATTAAAACCAAGGGTAGAATGATAAAGTCAGTTCACGGGTATCACATATCGTCTAAGGTAATCTCGAGGTACTCCAGGCTCCTGAACTCTATGGGAGTCAAGGAAAGGGCAGGTCTTCCCGGGATAGACGAGGGAAGGGCTGTGACGATCAACACCGGTGCACTGATAGTGGATGAGATACTCTCGTCAGTGAAGGCATCAGGAGTCACGATATCAGCCTTCGGCTTGAGGGAAGGTCTCCTCATGGGCGAAGAAGTCAAGAGTCTGACACAACTGAGGAGGATGTGGTTATCTTTCTTCTCTTATTCTCTTGGGTTGGACCCGTCGCTCTTCACGATCTCTGAAGACAGTGTAGAGGACTACGTCGCTTTCCTGGTCATGAACATGCAGGTAGCTGGGTTCATAAGCAAGTATAGTTCATGCATGGACATCCTCAGGTCAACGACGTTACCCGGTTTCTCGAGGGAAGAAATAAGGCTCATGTTAACACTCTGCAGTGTAGCTAGTAAAGGTAAGGTGAAGAAGAAGTTCTATAAGCTTGTGAGGGAACAGATAAAGAAGAAAGACCTTTATGAGAAAGCCATGAAGGTAAGAACCAAAGTGAGGGAATTCAATCCATGGAATTAA
- the sixA gene encoding phosphohistidine phosphatase SixA, with protein MKLLLVRHGEAEEPNQEVQDKDRKLVKKGIKQMRRVGSFLSEVNFLPERVISSPFIRAYQSADVILDEMELEMQIETEDFLLPSSDPTTVMQALVQLDGNVMVVGHNPLLENVIKALTGGEVSLKKGGIALVEVEKEKGVGTLELLLDQKTLKLL; from the coding sequence ATGAAACTTTTATTGGTAAGGCATGGAGAGGCAGAGGAGCCAAACCAGGAAGTTCAGGACAAAGATAGGAAGCTTGTAAAGAAGGGAATAAAGCAAATGAGGAGGGTAGGAAGCTTCTTGTCTGAGGTGAACTTCCTCCCGGAAAGGGTAATTTCCAGTCCTTTCATCAGGGCATACCAGTCCGCAGATGTGATCCTTGACGAGATGGAATTGGAGATGCAGATCGAAACCGAGGACTTCCTTCTCCCGTCGAGCGATCCTACTACCGTGATGCAAGCGTTAGTTCAGCTGGACGGAAACGTCATGGTAGTAGGTCACAACCCTCTCCTAGAGAACGTGATCAAGGCTTTGACAGGTGGAGAGGTATCTCTAAAGAAAGGAGGAATCGCACTAGTTGAGGTGGAGAAGGAGAAGGGAGTAGGAACGTTAGAGTTGCTTTTAGATCAGAAGACGTTAAAGCTACTCTAG
- a CDS encoding Holliday junction resolvase-like protein, whose protein sequence is MATSILLSVIIVILLLVILYYSKRISELNKRINETQVRAQQQAQQLAQQYFNTWIQQNLQQARLQMEQSIRREYEAQLEEWKQQNEKNIRKDAVLRSVNTLLGRISEEFAPLFLTEKYQVNPKDFRHLGTPVDFIAFKGLSDDADPEIIFIEIKSGKSSTLSERERRVREAIRKSKVRYEVVNLNDLVGEVQRKVTDEVRKSEEQSR, encoded by the coding sequence ATGGCAACTTCAATCCTTCTTTCAGTTATTATTGTAATATTATTACTAGTAATTTTGTATTATTCTAAAAGGATCTCAGAGTTAAACAAAAGAATAAATGAAACGCAAGTGAGAGCACAGCAACAAGCCCAACAGCTGGCCCAACAGTACTTTAACACATGGATACAGCAGAACTTACAACAAGCTAGGTTACAGATGGAGCAATCTATCAGACGGGAATATGAGGCACAACTAGAGGAATGGAAACAACAGAACGAGAAAAACATAAGGAAAGACGCTGTACTGAGATCCGTAAACACACTCTTGGGAAGAATAAGCGAAGAGTTCGCTCCTCTGTTCCTCACCGAAAAGTATCAAGTTAACCCGAAGGACTTCAGGCATTTGGGAACACCGGTCGACTTCATAGCGTTCAAGGGACTTTCCGACGACGCCGATCCGGAGATTATCTTTATAGAGATAAAGAGCGGAAAGAGTAGTACGTTAAGTGAAAGGGAGAGGAGAGTAAGAGAAGCGATAAGGAAATCTAAGGTGAGATACGAAGTAGTCAACCTCAACGATTTAGTGGGAGAAGTTCAGAGGAAAGTTACAGACGAGGTCAGGAAATCCGAAGAACAAAGTAGGTAA
- a CDS encoding DUF3211 domain-containing protein has protein sequence MKYYTEINTSHTADALSILLSDPRFVLPRMFKSIKDLQVDGSSYHGRANYMGLWHEINGNVYSSMNEISYVFSLRYGRSLGLGKLVFSLGLNKVSLSLKYEGWMERTSSVIINMWIKDFLKNFEEDVRLERIKRKI, from the coding sequence ATGAAATATTATACGGAGATTAATACTTCTCACACAGCTGACGCATTGAGTATTCTGTTGTCAGATCCACGTTTCGTTCTACCCAGAATGTTTAAATCGATAAAGGATCTGCAAGTAGATGGGTCCTCCTATCACGGGAGGGCTAATTACATGGGACTTTGGCACGAAATCAACGGAAACGTGTACTCGTCTATGAACGAGATTTCATATGTCTTCTCTTTGAGGTACGGGAGAAGTCTGGGACTAGGTAAGCTAGTCTTTTCTCTTGGACTAAACAAAGTTTCTCTTTCGTTAAAATACGAAGGATGGATGGAGAGAACATCTTCCGTGATAATCAATATGTGGATCAAAGATTTCCTAAAGAATTTCGAGGAAGATGTAAGGTTAGAGAGAATTAAGAGAAAGATATGA
- a CDS encoding putative integrase gives MHNFYVGSKFYIKEIKGRYYVYIIENSTGGKQRHHYVGSLEMVIQTYLEVAKVWGKPTETSVAGPGFEPGSQGPEP, from the coding sequence ATGCACAATTTCTACGTCGGTTCTAAATTCTATATCAAAGAGATTAAGGGCCGGTATTATGTTTATATCATAGAGAATAGCACTGGTGGTAAACAGAGGCACCATTACGTAGGGTCTTTAGAGATGGTAATTCAGACTTACCTCGAAGTGGCCAAGGTGTGGGGGAAACCCACAGAGACTTCAGTAGCCGGGCCCGGATTCGAACCGGGGTCCCAGGGGCCAGAGCCCTAG
- a CDS encoding phosphoglycerate kinase has translation MIKIGDLDIKTLDDMELSGRKVLLRVDLNSPIDKDGRILDSSRLKAHAPTIKELVERRNSVVLISHQGRPGDRDFVELQEHAQILSKYLDMNVEFVDDVMGPYAREKIKNMKEGEIILLNNVRMVSEELIEAPPQQHAKTFLVRKLSPLFDGYVNDAFATAHRSQPSLVGFPLVIPSAAGRVMEKEISALSKIFTPEESPKVFVLGGGKVLDTLRIIENLTKKRIADRILTGGLIAELFATAKGISLGKENMEVLEKLGILSLIPRARKLLMSGSPVEIPVDFKVEREGKTEESPVHKVNGVIKDIGTNTADIYSSFIKDSKVTVLRGPMGIIEDERFRDGSKSVMKAALENSGYVIVGGGHMVSVLEGKVEDTSKLHISTGGGALLLFLSGERLPALEALSLSKV, from the coding sequence CTGATAAAAATAGGAGATTTAGATATTAAAACTTTGGATGATATGGAACTTTCTGGTAGGAAAGTTCTCTTACGTGTTGACCTTAACTCTCCCATAGATAAAGACGGACGTATACTGGACAGCTCAAGGTTGAAAGCGCATGCTCCTACTATCAAAGAATTAGTTGAACGAAGGAACTCGGTAGTCCTAATATCACATCAAGGCAGGCCTGGAGACAGAGACTTCGTGGAGCTTCAAGAGCATGCCCAGATCCTTTCGAAATACCTAGACATGAATGTGGAGTTCGTAGACGACGTAATGGGGCCTTACGCCAGGGAGAAAATAAAGAACATGAAAGAGGGTGAGATAATCCTCCTCAATAACGTGAGGATGGTATCGGAGGAACTCATAGAGGCTCCACCGCAACAACACGCGAAGACGTTCCTCGTTAGGAAACTGTCTCCCCTTTTCGACGGTTACGTGAACGACGCGTTCGCTACTGCACATAGGAGCCAGCCAAGCTTAGTTGGATTTCCTCTCGTAATCCCGTCAGCAGCAGGGAGGGTCATGGAGAAGGAAATCTCTGCGCTCTCAAAGATATTCACGCCCGAGGAGTCACCTAAAGTGTTCGTCCTAGGAGGAGGCAAGGTCCTGGACACCCTCAGAATAATAGAGAACTTAACCAAGAAGAGAATAGCTGATAGGATATTAACAGGAGGGTTGATAGCCGAGCTGTTCGCCACAGCTAAGGGAATATCTCTAGGAAAGGAAAACATGGAAGTCTTAGAGAAGCTCGGAATACTGAGCCTAATACCCAGAGCCAGGAAGTTACTCATGAGCGGGTCGCCTGTTGAGATACCTGTAGACTTCAAGGTAGAAAGGGAAGGCAAAACAGAGGAAAGCCCGGTCCACAAGGTTAACGGAGTAATAAAAGACATAGGTACCAACACAGCCGACATATACTCTTCCTTCATTAAGGACTCAAAGGTCACTGTCCTGAGGGGACCCATGGGGATAATAGAGGACGAAAGGTTCAGGGACGGCAGCAAGAGCGTCATGAAGGCTGCGCTGGAGAACTCAGGTTACGTTATAGTAGGAGGAGGTCACATGGTGAGCGTCCTTGAAGGGAAAGTCGAGGACACCTCTAAGCTTCATATCTCGACCGGAGGGGGCGCATTGCTTTTATTCCTCTCAGGAGAGAGACTTCCCGCTTTAGAGGCATTGAGCCTCAGCAAGGTGTGA
- a CDS encoding type II glyceraldehyde-3-phosphate dehydrogenase → MIKVSINGYGTIGKRVADAVLKQPDMELVGVAKTSPNYEAMVAFKRNMRIYVPEENKEKFISAGIEPAGNISDMIEESDVIVDATPNGVGAEYKKIYVEKGKPALFQGGEKSNVGEISFSALCNYDEAIGKKYVRVVSCNTTAMLRTICTTSKVSPVKKVRGTVIRRAADPKEYKKGPINALVPDPASVPSHHAKDVNTVLKDLDIVTMAVISPTNLMHVHLLDMETEREVRREEILEQLLSTPRIVVVPGKAGINSTAELVELARDLGRERNDMPEVMVFEDSVQTKGKEVFLMYAVHQESIVVPENVDAVRAVSGMSKSIDLTNASLGIRKGYII, encoded by the coding sequence TTGATAAAAGTATCGATAAACGGTTACGGAACTATAGGAAAGAGGGTAGCCGACGCTGTCCTCAAACAGCCTGACATGGAGTTAGTGGGAGTAGCTAAGACCTCTCCCAACTACGAGGCAATGGTAGCATTCAAGAGAAACATGAGGATCTACGTACCTGAGGAAAACAAGGAGAAGTTCATAAGCGCTGGGATCGAGCCGGCCGGGAACATAAGCGACATGATAGAGGAGTCTGACGTGATTGTAGATGCTACCCCTAACGGCGTCGGAGCGGAATACAAGAAGATATACGTTGAGAAAGGTAAGCCAGCTCTTTTTCAAGGGGGAGAGAAAAGCAACGTTGGGGAAATTTCCTTCTCAGCGTTATGCAACTACGATGAAGCGATAGGGAAGAAATACGTTAGGGTAGTTTCATGTAATACGACAGCTATGTTGAGGACTATATGCACGACATCGAAGGTCTCACCCGTGAAAAAGGTGAGGGGTACGGTGATAAGGAGGGCCGCTGATCCCAAAGAGTACAAGAAAGGACCTATAAATGCACTCGTCCCAGACCCTGCTTCGGTTCCCAGCCATCACGCTAAAGACGTCAACACTGTGTTGAAGGACCTCGACATAGTAACTATGGCAGTGATATCACCAACTAACTTGATGCACGTTCACCTGCTTGACATGGAAACGGAGAGGGAAGTCAGGAGGGAAGAGATATTGGAACAGTTGCTCTCCACCCCGAGGATAGTAGTAGTTCCAGGAAAGGCAGGAATAAACTCTACAGCTGAGCTGGTTGAACTGGCGAGAGATCTGGGAAGGGAGAGGAACGACATGCCTGAGGTGATGGTTTTCGAGGACTCAGTACAGACCAAGGGAAAGGAGGTCTTCCTCATGTACGCAGTGCATCAGGAGTCTATAGTTGTACCCGAGAACGTTGACGCGGTGAGAGCTGTGTCCGGTATGAGCAAATCCATAGATTTAACTAACGCGTCCCTCGGAATAAGGAAAGGGTACATAATCTGA
- a CDS encoding universal stress protein: protein MSDKLPPTYSVSFLLRKILIPVDGSENSMRAVDIGVDFGMRYGSRIYLVYICQECRSTQSIKEMLEKRIGGRTDYEFKEVKTNYKESSVANEILKLIAEENFDAVIMGARGTSINSDINIGSTATSVALNAPITVIVVR, encoded by the coding sequence GTGAGCGATAAATTACCCCCTACCTACTCTGTAAGCTTCCTCCTGAGGAAAATACTGATCCCAGTCGACGGATCTGAGAACAGTATGAGGGCCGTTGACATAGGGGTGGACTTCGGGATGAGGTATGGGTCTAGGATTTACCTAGTTTACATTTGTCAGGAATGCAGAAGCACTCAATCCATAAAGGAAATGTTAGAAAAGAGAATAGGTGGAAGGACGGACTACGAGTTCAAGGAAGTTAAGACGAACTACAAGGAGTCTAGCGTGGCAAACGAAATCCTCAAATTGATAGCTGAGGAGAACTTCGACGCCGTGATAATGGGTGCTAGAGGTACATCAATAAATAGCGACATAAACATAGGATCTACAGCTACGTCCGTAGCGCTTAATGCTCCCATCACCGTGATAGTTGTTAGGTAA
- the glyA gene encoding serine hydroxymethyltransferase yields MMTIPKELEKILEITKEQNTWRRKETLNLIASENVMSPVAESVYMSDYMSRYAEGKPYKRFYQGTKYVDEIETLTMDLMNQVTSSKFCDMRPISGTVANAAVFRVLANPGDKALIAPVQAGAHVSHTRFGTLGALGIEHIELPFDKENINVDVDKSIKMIEEVKPKFVVMGGSLYLFPHPAKELSPHIHAVGAKLVYDAAHVYGLIAGKAWSNPLDDGADFLNVSTHKTFPGPQGGAIFSNNEDYYKPVSRTIFPWFVSNHHLHRLPATAVTALEMREFGEEYASQIVRNAKKLAESLASLGFKVVGEHLGYTKSHQVAVDVRPQGGGAKAAKTLEEANIIVNKNLLPYDGPEAVSNPSGLRIGVQEMTRFGMKEGEMEEIASLFKKVLIDGKEPSQIKREVMEMRKGYLSVKYTFQDGEWEQKFSSKVIPMII; encoded by the coding sequence ATTATGACCATACCTAAAGAATTGGAAAAAATTCTTGAAATCACAAAGGAGCAGAACACTTGGAGGAGAAAGGAAACTTTGAACTTGATAGCGTCAGAGAACGTCATGAGCCCCGTAGCTGAATCGGTCTACATGAGCGATTACATGTCTAGATACGCCGAGGGTAAACCTTACAAGAGGTTCTATCAAGGTACGAAGTATGTGGACGAAATTGAAACCCTAACCATGGACCTCATGAACCAAGTAACTTCTTCCAAGTTCTGCGATATGAGGCCAATAAGCGGTACTGTGGCAAACGCTGCTGTGTTCAGGGTTCTGGCTAACCCTGGAGACAAGGCTTTAATTGCCCCAGTCCAAGCGGGAGCACATGTTAGTCACACACGTTTCGGGACTCTGGGAGCCCTCGGAATAGAACACATAGAGCTTCCATTCGATAAGGAGAACATAAACGTCGACGTCGATAAGTCAATCAAGATGATAGAGGAAGTGAAGCCTAAGTTCGTAGTTATGGGAGGAAGCCTTTACCTCTTCCCTCACCCAGCCAAGGAGCTATCCCCTCACATTCACGCAGTAGGGGCGAAACTAGTTTACGATGCAGCCCACGTCTATGGTCTAATAGCGGGAAAGGCTTGGAGCAACCCCTTAGACGATGGAGCTGACTTTCTTAACGTGTCGACACACAAGACGTTCCCCGGTCCTCAGGGTGGAGCGATCTTCTCTAACAACGAGGATTACTACAAACCTGTGTCGAGGACGATCTTCCCCTGGTTTGTGAGTAACCACCATTTACATAGGTTGCCCGCTACTGCAGTCACAGCACTGGAAATGAGGGAGTTCGGCGAGGAATACGCATCCCAAATAGTGAGGAACGCCAAGAAGCTAGCTGAGAGCCTAGCTTCACTGGGCTTCAAGGTCGTGGGAGAACACCTGGGCTACACGAAGAGCCATCAAGTAGCAGTTGACGTGAGACCTCAAGGTGGAGGAGCGAAGGCAGCTAAAACGTTGGAAGAGGCAAACATTATAGTGAACAAGAACCTCCTACCCTATGACGGTCCAGAGGCGGTCTCGAATCCGAGCGGACTTAGGATAGGCGTTCAGGAGATGACCAGGTTCGGAATGAAGGAGGGAGAGATGGAGGAGATAGCTTCGCTCTTCAAGAAGGTGCTCATAGATGGTAAAGAGCCAAGCCAGATTAAAAGGGAAGTCATGGAGATGAGGAAGGGCTACCTTAGCGTGAAGTATACCTTCCAAGACGGGGAATGGGAACAGAAGTTCTCGTCTAAGGTAATCCCGATGATAATATAG
- the hmgA gene encoding hydroxymethylglutaryl-CoA reductase (NADPH), whose protein sequence is MGLEETVDKMVKGEIPLHEADKYLEANAAMVARRLAVERITGVGLPNIGSTVIDYAEIKNRNAENVIGAAQIPMGIAGPLRVNGEFAKGDFLVPMATTEGALIASVNRGMKAITVSGGANVRVIKDEMTRAPVIKLRSVTHVSDFLSWFSSVQDKIKEITESTSSHLKYVGCSPYVVGNNVWLRFSFQTGNAMGMNMVTIASERACSFIEENFPGAKCVAVSGNMCSDKKNTVVNSLMGRGKTVIADVLVPNDVVKRELKSDVSLINEVNLRKNWLGSARAGSVSQFNAHFANVVAAIFVATGQDVAQVVESSSGYTWTEVRDEGLYISVTLTSLEVGTVGGGTRLPTQREALSIMGIKGEEEGSSKKLAEIIASAVLAGELNLLSALANKELGKAHMKLGRNAKS, encoded by the coding sequence ATGGGCCTTGAGGAAACCGTTGACAAGATGGTGAAGGGGGAGATACCTCTCCACGAGGCAGACAAGTACCTTGAAGCCAACGCAGCCATGGTAGCTAGGAGGCTCGCAGTAGAGAGGATAACTGGAGTCGGTCTTCCTAACATAGGATCTACTGTCATAGACTACGCCGAGATCAAGAACAGGAACGCTGAGAACGTAATAGGTGCGGCCCAAATACCGATGGGGATAGCGGGCCCTTTGAGGGTGAACGGTGAGTTCGCCAAGGGAGACTTCCTGGTCCCCATGGCTACCACGGAAGGCGCTCTGATAGCGAGCGTGAACAGGGGGATGAAGGCCATCACAGTGTCAGGCGGAGCTAACGTTAGGGTCATAAAGGACGAGATGACAAGGGCTCCGGTGATAAAGCTTAGGTCGGTGACACATGTGTCAGATTTCCTCTCATGGTTCTCCTCGGTTCAGGATAAAATCAAGGAAATCACCGAGTCCACGTCTTCCCACCTGAAATACGTAGGATGCTCACCTTATGTTGTGGGAAACAACGTTTGGCTCAGGTTCTCCTTCCAGACAGGAAACGCAATGGGCATGAACATGGTTACCATAGCTTCTGAGAGGGCTTGCTCTTTCATAGAGGAGAACTTTCCGGGCGCTAAGTGCGTCGCCGTGAGCGGGAACATGTGTAGCGATAAGAAGAACACCGTGGTCAACTCGTTGATGGGTAGAGGTAAGACGGTAATAGCGGACGTTCTTGTGCCTAACGACGTGGTTAAGAGGGAACTGAAAAGTGACGTCTCGCTGATCAACGAGGTGAACCTCAGGAAGAACTGGCTAGGAAGCGCGAGAGCAGGCTCAGTGTCGCAGTTCAACGCCCACTTCGCCAACGTGGTCGCTGCTATATTCGTGGCGACCGGTCAGGACGTAGCTCAAGTAGTAGAGAGTAGCTCCGGGTACACGTGGACTGAGGTCAGGGATGAGGGTCTTTACATCTCCGTGACGTTGACCTCCCTCGAAGTCGGCACCGTGGGAGGCGGGACGAGACTTCCAACACAGAGGGAAGCCCTCTCTATCATGGGGATAAAAGGGGAGGAGGAAGGGTCTTCCAAGAAGCTCGCGGAGATAATTGCTTCAGCTGTCCTTGCTGGAGAGTTGAACCTCCTCTCAGCTCTGGCCAACAAAGAGTTAGGTAAGGCACACATGAAACTTGGTAGGAATGCCAAATCTTAA
- a CDS encoding Zn-ribbon domain-containing OB-fold protein, producing MRVSPPQVWRAKQSLYKLTGSKCNKCGNIDVPPSTFCSKCGSPEVSSINLSGNGTLILSTKNFQQRAGYERSMPQFIGLIKLDEGPEIVAPLTDVDEEPKEGSRVTAVLRKLTVDSSNGLIEYGLKFKVISDGP from the coding sequence ATGAGAGTTTCCCCTCCACAAGTTTGGAGAGCAAAACAGTCCTTGTATAAGTTAACCGGGTCTAAGTGTAATAAATGCGGTAACATAGACGTTCCTCCATCTACATTCTGCAGCAAGTGCGGATCTCCTGAGGTTTCCTCCATCAACCTGAGTGGGAACGGTACCTTGATCCTCTCTACCAAGAACTTCCAGCAGAGGGCTGGGTATGAGAGGTCGATGCCACAGTTCATCGGCCTGATAAAGCTGGACGAAGGTCCTGAGATAGTTGCCCCGTTGACAGACGTGGATGAGGAACCCAAGGAAGGATCTAGAGTGACTGCAGTGCTCAGGAAATTGACCGTGGACTCCTCGAATGGGCTAATAGAGTACGGCCTGAAGTTCAAGGTAATTTCCGATGGGCCTTGA